CTGTTCCATGTGCAGGCTTCGGGATTTCACGCCCATAATTATCGATAACCGTCTCGCCGTGATAAATTCCCTTGTCCACATTTTCGCGGTCATAGCCCACATGGAGCGTAAGGCCGTTCGTGACCAAGCCTTTCTCGACAAGGTCAAGCGCAAGCGTATCTACCATTTCGCGGATAACGATTTTTGCCTTGGCACAGTCGTACGCACAACTTAAAACCTGCCCACCGCCAATGCTATGCGTTTTGGATTTGTACTGCTTGATTTCAGCAATACCACACGGTTCATAGCCCCACGCATGGTCAATCAAGATTTCTGCATTCACGCCAAACATCTTGTAAAGCGCATCAGGATGCTTGACGCTCGCACGCGCAAGGTCGCCCATCGTAAATATTCCACGCCCGTTATTCAAGTAACAATGCGCCAAGCGCTCCGCAATACCGCGCCCCAATTGCCAAAAGCTCGTAATCGGTCGATGTCCCCAAAGCTCCTTACGGTACGTCATCTCGTCGAGTTTTGCAATGCGAACGCCATCAGCATCAGGAGCCACGTGTTTCGCCATCACGTCCATCGCAATTTTGCAAAGGTAAAGGTTTGTCCCGATGCCTGCCGTCGCCGTGATACCCGTCGTTTCAAGCACATCGCGAATCATGTCCTTTGCAAGTTCACGCGCCGACTTCTTGTACATCGAAAGGTAATGCGTCAAGTCGATAAAGCATTCGTCAATGGAATAGACATGGATATCGTCTGCGCTCACGTATTTCAGATAAACGTTAAAAACACGGGTAGAATATTCCACGTACTTTGCCATTTGCGGAGGAGCTACAATATACTCAACATCCTTGCCCGTTTGGCGTTTGACTTCGCGCACCTTCTGGATAACCTCGAACAAGCGAGCACGCCCAGGAATCCCATAAGCCTTAAGGCTCGGACTCACCGCAAGGCAAATCGTCTTTTCGGTACGGCTTGCATCCGCCACCACAAGATTCGTCTTCAGCGGATCAAGTCCGCGAA
This is a stretch of genomic DNA from Fibrobacter sp. UWB13. It encodes these proteins:
- a CDS encoding DNA methylase encodes the protein MRLPRETRTYAAIDLKSFFASVECVLRGLDPLKTNLVVADASRTEKTICLAVSPSLKAYGIPGRARLFEVIQKVREVKRQTGKDVEYIVAPPQMAKYVEYSTRVFNVYLKYVSADDIHVYSIDECFIDLTHYLSMYKKSARELAKDMIRDVLETTGITATAGIGTNLYLCKIAMDVMAKHVAPDADGVRIAKLDEMTYRKELWGHRPITSFWQLGRGIAERLAHCYLNNGRGIFTMGDLARASVKHPDALYKMFGVNAEILIDHAWGYEPCGIAEIKQYKSKTHSIGGGQVLSCAYDCAKAKIVIREMVDTLALDLVEKGLVTNGLTLHVGYDRENVDKGIYHGETVIDNYGREIPKPAHGTAPLLNYTSSASTIAEAVMKLADRIMNPSLTVKRLNLTANNVLEAAQESYDLFTDVKKIEREKKMMQAQIAIKKRFGKNAIFKGMDMQEGATTRERNQQIGGHKA